The following proteins come from a genomic window of Iamia sp. SCSIO 61187:
- a CDS encoding type IV pilus twitching motility protein PilT: MPDLAHLLHHLAERRGSDLIVKVGSPPHVRVDGHLQPTDMPTMGPAEIEQVLTELLPVAKAEELLEKGEVDVAHGVAGVGRFRVNVFRQRGSLSLAIRRVVPGAPAIADLNLPAAVEKLAMEDAGLIVVAGPAASGKTTTVAAILDHVNATRARHIVTIEDPIEVLLADKRSLVSQREVGSDATSISEALRRVGRQNADVIFVSDIPDAATAERVVSEALSGRLVVVTMAALTAAETISRLVDFYPPHLQRQARYSIAQVLRGVIAQRLLDRVDGRGRVPAVEVLIGTQKITEAIAGGADEATLEALMREGEYHGMQSFDQALLNLYRDSTISVRDAVAAASRPEDLRIAMQHAGMAAAY, translated from the coding sequence GTGCCCGACCTGGCCCACCTCCTCCACCACCTGGCCGAGCGGCGAGGTTCCGACCTCATCGTCAAGGTCGGCTCACCGCCGCACGTGCGGGTGGACGGCCACCTCCAGCCCACCGACATGCCCACCATGGGCCCGGCCGAGATCGAGCAGGTCCTCACCGAGCTGCTGCCGGTGGCCAAGGCCGAGGAGCTGCTGGAGAAGGGCGAGGTCGACGTGGCCCACGGTGTCGCCGGCGTCGGCCGCTTCCGGGTGAACGTGTTCCGCCAGCGGGGCTCGCTGAGCCTGGCCATCCGCCGCGTCGTCCCCGGCGCCCCCGCCATCGCCGACCTGAACCTCCCCGCCGCCGTCGAGAAGCTGGCCATGGAGGACGCCGGCCTCATCGTCGTCGCCGGCCCCGCCGCCTCGGGCAAGACCACGACCGTCGCCGCCATCCTCGACCACGTCAACGCCACCCGCGCCCGCCACATCGTCACCATCGAGGACCCCATCGAGGTCCTCCTGGCCGACAAGCGCTCGCTCGTCAGCCAGCGCGAGGTCGGCAGCGACGCCACGTCGATCTCCGAGGCCCTGCGCCGCGTCGGCCGCCAGAACGCGGACGTCATCTTCGTCAGCGACATCCCCGACGCCGCCACCGCCGAGCGGGTCGTGTCCGAGGCCCTCTCGGGCCGGCTCGTCGTCGTCACCATGGCCGCCCTCACCGCGGCCGAGACCATCTCCCGCCTCGTCGACTTCTACCCGCCCCACCTCCAGCGCCAGGCCCGCTACTCGATCGCCCAGGTCCTGCGGGGCGTCATCGCCCAGCGGCTCCTCGACCGGGTCGACGGCCGGGGCCGGGTGCCCGCCGTCGAGGTCCTGATCGGCACCCAGAAGATCACCGAGGCCATCGCCGGCGGGGCCGACGAGGCCACCCTCGAGGCCCTCATGCGCGAGGGCGAGTACCACGGCATGCAGAGCTTCGACCAGGCGCTGCTCAACCTGTACCGGGACTCGACCATCAGCGTCCGTGACGCCGTGGCCGCCGCCTCCCGCCCCGAGGACCTCCGCATCGCCATGCAGCACGCCGGCATGGCGGCGGCGTACTGA
- a CDS encoding histone deacetylase → MTLLVATDPRFAEHQPGAGHPERPARLDAVARGIRAAGLGEALVEVTPRLATDDDLARVHDRRLVEALERFGAVGGGNIDADTAMGPGSMEAARLAAGAGLELIDRLDGGEAAAGFCAVRPPGHHATIRRAMGFCLFNNVAVAAAALADRGERVLVVDYDAHHGNGTEEVFWRDPRVLYVSLHEWPLYPGTGALHDIGAGEGLGSTINVPLPAGATGDVYRRAVEDLIAPASEAHGTTWLLVSAGFDAHRADPLTGLGLRAGDFADLTADLLALVPAGRRLLFLEGGYDLDGLADSVGATLARVLDVDHRPEPPTSGGPGADAVAAAAQVHDRAR, encoded by the coding sequence GTGACCTTGCTGGTGGCCACCGACCCGCGCTTCGCCGAGCACCAGCCCGGCGCGGGCCACCCCGAGCGCCCGGCCCGGCTCGACGCCGTCGCCCGCGGGATCCGCGCCGCCGGGCTCGGCGAGGCCCTGGTCGAGGTCACGCCCCGCCTGGCCACCGACGACGACCTGGCGCGCGTCCACGACCGTCGGTTGGTCGAGGCGCTCGAGCGCTTCGGCGCGGTCGGCGGCGGCAACATCGACGCCGACACCGCCATGGGCCCCGGTTCGATGGAGGCGGCCCGGCTGGCCGCCGGCGCCGGGCTGGAGCTGATCGACCGGCTCGACGGCGGCGAGGCCGCGGCCGGCTTCTGCGCCGTGCGCCCCCCGGGTCACCACGCCACCATCCGCCGGGCCATGGGGTTCTGCCTGTTCAACAACGTGGCCGTGGCCGCCGCCGCCCTCGCCGACCGGGGCGAGCGGGTCCTCGTCGTCGACTACGACGCCCACCACGGCAACGGCACCGAGGAGGTGTTCTGGCGCGACCCGCGGGTGCTGTACGTGTCGCTCCACGAGTGGCCGCTGTACCCCGGCACCGGCGCGCTCCACGACATCGGCGCCGGCGAGGGCCTCGGCTCCACCATCAACGTCCCGCTGCCGGCCGGCGCCACCGGCGACGTCTACCGCCGGGCCGTCGAGGACCTCATCGCCCCGGCCTCCGAGGCCCACGGCACCACCTGGCTGCTGGTCTCGGCCGGGTTCGACGCCCACCGGGCCGACCCGTTGACCGGGTTGGGCCTCCGGGCCGGGGACTTCGCCGACCTGACCGCCGACCTGCTGGCCCTCGTGCCCGCCGGGCGACGGCTCCTCTTCCTCGAGGGCGGCTACGACCTCGACGGCCTGGCCGACTCGGTCGGCGCCACCCTGGCCCGCGTCCTCGACGTCGACCATCGGCCCGAGCCCCCGACCTCCGGGGGCCCCGGCGCCGACGCCGTGGCCGCCGCCGCCCAGGTCCACGACCGGGCGCGCTGA
- a CDS encoding GNAT family N-acetyltransferase: MDADIPSPPPVPPPPLPGRHPAAVVRTVPWRGRDDVTLVTVRPGAPPPSVAEITALAERAARSGVRRLVTGALTDLEQEPFLQAGFGVHDRLHLLRHDMVDVPPASSPVRLRRARRIDVDAALAVDARAFEPFWRLDRGGLDDALAATAAARFRVAVQGDDGAVVGYAVTGRSGSRGYLQRLAVDPQLWRRGVGAALVADGLRWLRRRHVRVAVVNTQVGNDGAYALYRRMGFVPEPRGLTVLTLALAP; this comes from the coding sequence GTGGACGCCGACATCCCCTCCCCTCCCCCGGTGCCCCCACCGCCGCTCCCGGGCCGGCACCCGGCCGCCGTCGTGCGCACCGTGCCCTGGCGGGGCCGCGACGACGTGACCCTCGTGACCGTCCGCCCCGGCGCCCCCCCGCCCTCGGTGGCCGAGATCACCGCCCTCGCCGAGCGCGCCGCCCGGTCGGGCGTCCGGCGCCTCGTCACCGGCGCCCTCACCGACCTCGAGCAGGAGCCCTTCCTCCAGGCCGGCTTCGGCGTCCACGACCGCCTCCACCTGCTCCGCCACGACATGGTCGACGTGCCCCCCGCGAGCAGCCCGGTCCGGCTGCGGCGGGCCCGGCGGATCGACGTCGACGCCGCCCTCGCCGTCGACGCCCGGGCCTTCGAGCCGTTCTGGCGGCTGGACCGGGGCGGGCTCGACGACGCCCTGGCGGCGACGGCCGCAGCCCGGTTCCGCGTTGCGGTGCAGGGCGACGACGGGGCCGTCGTGGGCTACGCCGTCACCGGGCGGTCGGGGTCGCGGGGGTACCTGCAGCGGCTCGCCGTCGACCCGCAGCTGTGGCGCCGGGGCGTGGGCGCCGCCCTCGTCGCCGACGGCCTGCGCTGGCTCCGCCGCCGCCACGTCCGGGTCGCCGTGGTCAACACCCAGGTCGGCAACGACGGGGCCTACGCCCTCTACCGGCGCATGGGCTTCGTGCCCGAGCCGCGGGGGCTGACCGTGCTGACGCTGGCCCTGGCGCCGTGA
- a CDS encoding DUF6049 family protein, protein MIARRLAAVLACLAVVGVGAAPPTLAVPSPVAAQAAPAPAPTFSGVSQTPWVTRDGTWNLTLALDGAPPGSTITADVRDRVADEAEYTRALLGVVDGQRWSIPDVAVDATATRPDGTRAVTLAVSLRRDAPDVAQPGWRFLPDGLPPGVYPVDIQLVDADGTDLTRLVVPLTRVPSGEEAGADDAPLLVAPVLALGDDPTLARDGGPEPDDAIAQEVDDLLEGLLAAEDLPLTLVPRPAAIESLAREEDGPEALADLLGTMRSRQVVDGPYVDVPLGPWVERGLTDELTRQRARGNRILTEHLGRVDSSTWDGRSGLTPAAAAALWSVGVRSAIVAPGALGPEPVRGPVTIPAGAGQTIEAVVPDPDLTAAMARRDDPILDAADLAASLAIRAASATEPQGVALSPPPGWMQEPARIGLMGQVLLAPDAPVRPVTLADLLEAVPAVESRELVSTVPVDLGEYPERLGLARARLGSYAAMVGTDVAEVGALDQRLLLSGSASLTAPERSRSVEIVLSMTERRFRAVQAPASQVVTLTSSDGSVPLTVVNDLDEPATVTVEVRSNSRVEVRSFDAQQVLEPGPNRVSIPVHTRAPGDSSMEITIRSPDGEVILDEVDYTVRSTAVPGVGIVLSIGAVAFLIVWWARHWLRDRRGRGGDDGGGDDPPDPDPTPGDPPAASAPRPAELVAT, encoded by the coding sequence GTGATCGCCCGCCGGCTCGCCGCCGTGCTGGCGTGCCTCGCCGTCGTCGGGGTCGGCGCCGCCCCGCCCACGCTCGCCGTCCCGAGCCCCGTGGCCGCCCAGGCCGCCCCCGCCCCCGCCCCCACCTTCTCGGGCGTGTCGCAGACCCCGTGGGTCACCCGGGACGGGACGTGGAACCTCACCCTCGCCCTCGACGGTGCGCCGCCCGGGTCGACGATCACCGCCGACGTCCGCGACCGGGTCGCCGACGAGGCCGAGTACACCCGGGCCCTGCTCGGCGTGGTCGACGGTCAGCGCTGGTCGATCCCGGACGTCGCCGTGGACGCCACCGCCACCCGGCCCGACGGAACCCGGGCGGTGACGCTGGCGGTGAGCCTGCGCCGAGACGCCCCCGACGTCGCCCAACCGGGCTGGCGGTTCCTCCCCGACGGCCTCCCGCCGGGGGTGTACCCGGTCGACATCCAGCTGGTCGACGCCGACGGCACCGACCTCACCCGCCTCGTGGTCCCCCTCACCCGCGTCCCGTCCGGCGAGGAGGCCGGCGCCGACGACGCCCCCCTCCTGGTGGCTCCGGTGCTGGCGCTGGGCGACGACCCGACCCTCGCCCGCGACGGCGGTCCCGAGCCCGACGACGCCATCGCCCAGGAGGTCGACGACCTGCTCGAGGGCCTCCTGGCCGCCGAGGACCTCCCGCTGACCCTCGTGCCGCGCCCGGCCGCCATCGAGTCCCTCGCCCGCGAGGAGGACGGCCCCGAGGCCCTCGCCGACCTGCTGGGCACCATGCGGTCCCGTCAGGTCGTCGACGGCCCCTACGTCGACGTCCCCCTCGGGCCGTGGGTCGAGCGCGGCCTCACCGACGAGCTGACCCGGCAGCGGGCGCGGGGCAACCGCATCCTCACCGAGCACTTGGGCCGGGTCGACAGCAGCACGTGGGACGGTCGGTCCGGACTCACGCCCGCGGCGGCCGCCGCGCTGTGGTCCGTGGGCGTCCGCAGCGCCATCGTCGCCCCCGGCGCCCTGGGGCCCGAGCCGGTGCGCGGCCCGGTGACCATCCCCGCCGGGGCCGGGCAGACGATCGAGGCCGTCGTGCCCGACCCGGACCTGACCGCGGCGATGGCCCGCCGCGACGACCCGATCCTCGACGCCGCTGACCTGGCCGCCTCCCTGGCCATCCGGGCTGCGAGCGCCACCGAGCCGCAGGGCGTCGCCCTGTCCCCCCCGCCGGGGTGGATGCAGGAGCCGGCCCGGATCGGCCTGATGGGCCAGGTGCTCCTCGCCCCGGACGCGCCCGTCCGCCCGGTCACGCTGGCCGACCTGCTCGAAGCCGTCCCCGCCGTGGAGTCCCGCGAGCTGGTCTCCACCGTCCCCGTCGACCTGGGCGAGTACCCCGAGCGGCTCGGTCTGGCCCGGGCCCGGCTCGGCTCCTACGCCGCCATGGTCGGCACCGACGTGGCCGAGGTCGGCGCCCTCGACCAGCGCCTCCTCCTGTCGGGCTCGGCGTCGCTCACCGCCCCGGAGCGGTCGAGGTCGGTCGAGATCGTCCTGAGCATGACCGAGCGCCGGTTCCGCGCCGTGCAGGCGCCGGCGAGCCAGGTGGTCACCCTGACCTCCAGCGACGGGTCCGTCCCCCTCACCGTGGTGAACGACCTCGACGAGCCGGCCACGGTGACCGTCGAGGTGCGGTCCAACAGCCGGGTCGAGGTCCGCAGCTTCGACGCCCAGCAGGTCCTCGAGCCGGGCCCCAACCGGGTGAGCATCCCGGTCCACACCCGGGCGCCGGGCGACTCCTCCATGGAGATCACCATCCGGTCCCCCGACGGCGAGGTCATCCTCGACGAGGTCGACTACACGGTGCGGTCCACCGCCGTGCCCGGCGTCGGGATCGTGCTGTCGATCGGCGCCGTCGCCTTCCTCATCGTGTGGTGGGCACGCCACTGGCTGCGCGACCGCCGGGGCCGAGGTGGCGACGACGGGGGCGGCGACGACCCGCCCGACCCCGACCCGACGCCGGGTGACCCGCCCGCCGCCTCCGCACCCCGGCCGGCGGAGCTCGTCGCGACGTAA
- a CDS encoding DegV family protein has translation MAGVRLVTDSSCDLPQDVVDAHGITIVPLTIRFGDEELTDRVELSSEEFYRRMGTFDGLPETAAPSPGAFEEAFRKAGADGDAVICLTISSALSATMASAQNAARAVEGDLDVRVIDSKSITAGLGTQLTLAAEAAAGGADVDEVVSVIEAAIPRTHILGGLDTLENLRKGGRIGGAQAMLGTMLSVKPVVDISTGVVEEAGKVRTRKKQMLFLIDKLKEAGDVERLVVCDGEAPDAEEFADLVAEVVPRERFTRSTIGPVIGAHGGPRMIGITWLAAATS, from the coding sequence ATGGCTGGCGTCCGCCTCGTCACCGACAGCTCGTGCGACCTGCCCCAGGACGTCGTCGACGCCCACGGGATCACGATCGTGCCGCTCACGATCCGCTTCGGCGACGAGGAGCTCACGGACCGGGTCGAGCTCTCCTCGGAGGAGTTCTACCGCCGCATGGGCACCTTCGACGGCCTGCCCGAGACGGCCGCGCCGTCGCCGGGCGCCTTCGAGGAGGCGTTCCGCAAGGCCGGTGCCGACGGTGACGCCGTGATCTGCCTCACCATCTCCTCGGCCCTCTCGGCCACCATGGCCTCGGCCCAGAACGCGGCGCGCGCCGTCGAGGGCGACCTCGACGTGCGGGTCATCGACTCCAAGTCCATCACCGCCGGTCTCGGGACCCAGCTGACGCTCGCCGCCGAGGCCGCGGCCGGTGGCGCCGACGTCGACGAGGTGGTCTCGGTCATCGAGGCCGCCATCCCCCGCACCCACATCCTCGGCGGCCTCGACACCCTCGAGAACCTCCGCAAGGGCGGCCGCATCGGTGGGGCCCAGGCCATGCTCGGCACCATGCTCTCGGTGAAGCCGGTGGTCGACATCAGCACCGGCGTCGTCGAGGAGGCGGGCAAGGTCCGCACCCGCAAGAAGCAGATGCTCTTCCTCATCGACAAGCTCAAGGAGGCGGGGGACGTGGAGCGGCTGGTCGTCTGCGACGGCGAGGCGCCCGACGCCGAGGAGTTCGCCGACCTCGTCGCCGAGGTGGTGCCGCGCGAGCGGTTCACCCGCTCGACCATCGGCCCGGTCATCGGGGCCCACGGTGGCCCCCGCATGATCGGCATCACCTGGTTGGCCGCAGCCACGTCGTAG
- a CDS encoding serine/threonine-protein kinase, protein MGSPPPTGAPGAARSGALLAGRYRLDHPLATGGMARVWEARDEVLGRPVAVKVLLEHLVEDDSFVSRFRAEALAAARLTHPSVVSVYDTCSAPGLEAIVMELVDGETLRQRLDTGRLDPPEAARIGARIAEALAVAHRAGIVHRDIKPANVLLSDTGRVVVTDFGIAKAAEGADLTTGGQMLGTAKYLAPEQVEGQPVDGRTDVYALGIVLYEAVCGRVPFAADTEAGTALARLHADPTPPRVIRPDLDADLARVIERCIARAPADRWPDATSLGRSLNAIALGRTLPPDPSPRPATPAPALAKPAGPAPEPGTRSWRGPEDDPSRSWRAPEPAAPPARPAPAAAPRPSPPPVRPAPPAPRAPVPHGPVAGPPAPHRPRRRLGPTLALVAVLTVSILVIAALGWQILGPGSTETLTPTAATAFDPPPGDGVERDDETPRAIDGDAATAWRTERYNNNPVIADAVGKPGVGLVLELGEARRAERLHITSPSRGWTAQAYVFDAVPTGPFVDEEDPVDEQSGIDGDASFSLGGREGAVVVLWITRVSEDERTVEVAEARVEVAG, encoded by the coding sequence ATGGGCTCCCCGCCTCCGACCGGCGCGCCCGGTGCCGCCCGATCCGGGGCCCTGCTCGCCGGGCGCTACCGGCTGGACCACCCCCTGGCCACAGGGGGCATGGCCCGCGTCTGGGAGGCCCGCGACGAGGTCCTGGGCCGACCCGTCGCCGTCAAGGTCCTCCTCGAGCACCTCGTCGAGGACGACTCGTTCGTCAGCCGGTTCCGGGCCGAGGCCCTGGCCGCCGCCCGCCTGACCCACCCCTCGGTCGTCTCGGTGTACGACACCTGCTCGGCCCCCGGCCTCGAGGCCATCGTCATGGAGCTCGTCGACGGCGAGACGCTCCGCCAGCGCCTCGACACCGGGCGGCTCGACCCCCCGGAGGCGGCCCGCATCGGCGCCCGCATCGCCGAGGCGCTGGCCGTGGCCCACCGGGCCGGCATCGTCCACCGCGACATCAAGCCGGCCAACGTCCTGCTCTCGGACACCGGCCGGGTCGTCGTCACCGACTTCGGCATCGCCAAGGCGGCCGAGGGGGCCGACCTCACCACCGGCGGGCAGATGCTGGGCACGGCCAAGTACCTGGCCCCCGAGCAGGTCGAGGGCCAGCCCGTCGACGGCCGGACCGACGTCTACGCCCTCGGCATCGTCCTCTACGAGGCGGTGTGCGGGCGCGTGCCGTTCGCCGCCGACACCGAGGCGGGGACGGCCCTGGCCCGGCTGCACGCCGACCCGACGCCGCCCCGGGTGATCCGCCCCGACCTCGACGCCGACCTGGCCCGCGTGATCGAGCGCTGCATCGCCCGCGCCCCCGCCGATCGCTGGCCCGACGCCACCAGCCTGGGCCGCAGCCTGAACGCCATCGCCCTGGGCCGCACCCTCCCGCCCGACCCCTCCCCCCGCCCGGCGACGCCGGCCCCCGCGCTGGCCAAGCCCGCCGGGCCCGCCCCCGAGCCCGGGACCCGGTCCTGGCGGGGGCCCGAGGACGATCCGTCCCGCTCGTGGCGGGCCCCCGAGCCCGCCGCGCCGCCGGCCCGCCCGGCCCCCGCCGCCGCCCCCCGACCGTCGCCCCCGCCGGTGCGGCCCGCCCCGCCGGCGCCGCGCGCCCCGGTGCCCCACGGCCCCGTCGCCGGCCCCCCGGCTCCCCACCGCCCGCGCCGGCGGCTGGGGCCGACCCTCGCCCTCGTCGCCGTGCTGACCGTGTCGATCCTGGTCATCGCCGCCCTGGGCTGGCAGATCCTGGGGCCCGGGTCCACCGAGACCCTCACCCCGACGGCGGCCACCGCCTTCGACCCACCCCCGGGCGACGGGGTCGAGCGCGACGACGAGACGCCCCGGGCCATCGACGGCGACGCGGCCACGGCCTGGCGCACCGAGCGCTACAACAACAACCCGGTCATCGCGGACGCCGTGGGCAAGCCCGGCGTCGGGCTCGTCCTGGAGCTCGGCGAGGCTCGTCGGGCCGAGCGCCTGCACATCACCTCCCCGAGCCGGGGCTGGACGGCCCAGGCCTACGTGTTCGACGCTGTGCCCACCGGCCCGTTCGTGGACGAGGAGGATCCGGTGGACGAGCAGAGCGGCATCGACGGTGATGCCTCGTTCTCGCTCGGGGGTCGCGAGGGCGCCGTCGTGGTCCTCTGGATCACCCGGGTCAGCGAGGACGAGCGCACCGTCGAGGTGGCCGAGGCCCGGGTCGAGGTGGCGGGGTGA